The nucleotide sequence TGCAGCAGCATCTTTACCTCTGTGTGACACCATCGCAATGCGCAGCAGGAAAACAGATCTCCAATCAATCGCCGTTAGTGGCTGCAGGCTTTAGATTCATTTTAAGTGCGTCCGCCTCCTATGCTGTAGACCCAGGTTCGAGACCCATTCTGAACAAGGAGGAGGTGTGGCAGTGAGGACCCGGGGTtatattggtgccgtgacccggtcGGGAGTGCGGTTtagggggtgagtgtaacggaggccagcaaaTAGGTGCTGTGCAGGATACAATAGCAACTGATGCTAGTGTGGCTGCAGGCCTCCTTGTTAGGGCATCCGCCTCCTACAAAGGAGACCCGGGTTCGTGACCTTTCTCGGAACGAGAACGAGGTGTGGCGGTGAGGACCCAGGCAAGAGGGGTTACGCTAATGTGGTCTTAAGTTCACTCGCGAGTACATGACAGCCACAATGCAAAATCAATCTAATCTTGTCACAAGTGTTTCATTAGGCTCCTTTGAATTCAAATAAGTGGTTAACAATTTGATTCCCTTAAATGCATTATCTTCCAAATGGAAAGACAATGGTGATTGGTTACAGATTATATGCAAGGCTGAAGGAGGAGGTGAATAGACAGTATGCATTTCCTAATGACAGGCAATATTATTCAAGCTAAATTAGATTGCCCAAACCCTCAGGGCCATCTCCATAAAGGTCACTGAAAATAGAACTGTTGCATACCAAATCGGTTTGTACCATTCTCCATCAGCTTTAATCTGTGCCACAGACACGATGGGCAGTAATGCGGCAGAACACGTCTGATCTGGGCCATTCAGATGGACTCATTTCTTAATACTGAGTAAACAGGCGGTTAATGAAAACTATTAGAGAGGATAGAGACAAACACTCCTATTGGCAAGGTCAAAGACTGTACCATTACAGAATAAGAATGTCATGGTGAAGAATATTTAGCTTCTAGCACTGTCTGtgttgtttcattatttaaaaagacaCAACCTTATATGCAGATATCTAAAGCAGTTTGATATCAAATTTCTAAAGAAATGTGACTGGTGCTTGGCCAGGTtcttgctgttttttgttttggtggGGGGAGGGGTCTTATTCTTGTCAAAAGATATTGTGATGTAGAAGCAAAAAATATTAAGTCTGATCTCAATGGAAGCTTGGCGGAAAAATGTCACTAATTAATTTGCAATACAATTTTTTCTACACAGTAGTCTCTTAAATGTCTTGTGAAAACAAAcgtttttgtgaaaataaatctgaaattagatttatttataaaatataaattagaaaaaaaaaatttggggtgCAAATATAGGTTCTATAGATCTTTTAGAATAGTAAAAGCACACCTTTTTTTAACATGTTACATAATTCATGCCTGAAGCACAAATAGTGTAGGACGAGAATATTCATTTGAATACCTACGGTTAGGGAGTTGTTTAAATCCATAATCCTAAAAATAAGCAATTGTGATAACTCAAACATCACCAGTTGTCTTTGTTGTGTGAGTCCGTCATGCTCTTCTTCTGTTAAAGTGGTAAAAACTTGTTTTGATGTCCTTGAAGATTAATGAACAGccttcttttaaataaatgagcTCATATCCCATTACTGAGAGGTAAGAGGAATGTACAATTCACCAAAGATTCAAAGCATTCATAAATGTCACTGGAAGGCCAGCTTCACTATTTAGACAAAAGTGCAAGAAAATCGTCATTTATTTTAGATGTCAAAACAGTTCAGAGAAGGAAGCTAGCGTCAATGGATTGtatctgaaaatgtttaaaattctGACGTTTTGGCcccctttttttacattttgcacagCATTCTTCATTTGGTTTCATCCTCAGAGTATATCAGCATTATTCATAGAGGAAGAATAGCACATGTGCTTTATAATATGTCaaatctgtcatttactcaccctcatgtaatttcaaacctgtatgaccatAATGCAAATGCATATCCTGGCCAtgcttttccatataatgaaagtgaatgaggactgGGGCAGTAAAGCttcaaaattacatttgatttgtgaacaaatcattttggGTTAGATCTTTTCAGTGTATATTATATGATCAATTTCACACAAACAGTTGGAACGATTCATTCACTGGACTGATTCAGTTTTCAGGTGATTCAATAATTGAGTCAATTTGAATATAGTGTACGAGTCATAAGGACAACTTGAAATAATAGCATCATAATAGTAGCCAATCAGTAAATCCAAGctattattcactgataatcttcctTTCCAGTCACGTTAACCATTGCAACTGGTATCATGGAGTCAGACTATTGGCCTTTTAAGAACCAGATGAACACGGACATCATTTTGATCAATTACAGCACCAATCATCAGTCATTCTTTCCAATATATGGAAAATAGCTGCCTTgacattattgaaaaaaatggatttaaattTAAAGCGTCAAAtgccttcttaaaaaaaaaaacgaattgtcTTTCTAACTATGTTCTCTATTATGCAAATATAGGCTGCTAGGCTGTTTTATTAATCCTAGTCCCGAAACACTCAAGTCACATAACAAAGCACATATGCATAAGCAAGACACCGTTCCTCGattcaatttatttatgtgaGCAACGATATGTTGACTTGTCTGTGATACAGAGAAATACTGAGAACAACATTGGCAAATCAAGAAAACCAGAAGGACAAAATGCCTTCCATGATGAACAGAGAGAACATTACAGGTATTTATAGTGAGCGATGCTTGGCAGTGAGGCATCCTGGAGTCATCCTGTTAATAATACTGTTAAAAGCACACAAAGTCAATGGGTTATAGAAAAACATGCAAACGGTTACATCTACCCACCACACACCATTCTACAAAGAGCCATGGCTCAAAAGCTTGTGTCAAAATGGCTTTACTAAGAAAAGGTAGCTGTGAATGCTTGGATTTAGTGAAACACCAGATATTTACATCGATCTGCAACCTCTCCTTTAGTGAGGAAACACTTTTAGCGATGCAGATTTGACCGCTCACATGGATAGTGCAGTAGTCCTTAGTAGGAAAAAGCGATAGATTCTTGACTAAGGATCTGTCGAGGAGATGCAAGATGGGAAAGGAAAACCAGCAGTAACAAAGAAGAGATGAGGTTATATTGTCGACTCAAAGAGAAATCCAGGCATAAGGCTCTGGTGAGGCTAAGACACTTTGAATGGTCTTCTAAAGGGCTGGATCGGCCACACTGATGTCTTTCATACTGCTCTGCCCTAGATACTTATCAACGGTCGCTGAAATGCTTCTCAGGGCTGACCAGCTCATTTCTGGATGTCTGACATTTCTCAGCACTACTTTTATCAGCGGACTCGAACAATGTCAGATCCCCAAAGGTGCCCCATTTGGTCGTTGCACAGCCACCACTCACATTCAGGCAAAGAGCTTTAGTAGAGGTGAAACCCCTCGATGGAGATGAAGGCTGAGGAATTACATCACTCTTTGACTGATTCACAAAGCGATGACACTGGTTAACTACTGACACAACTACTATCAATGGCAGTCAGAAATCAAGGCGATAGTATAAAACTTGAGGCCGGTTGAATACTGCTATATTTCCCTGCTGAAAAGACCGTTAGGGCTGGTCACCATCATATGATGTGTTTTGGATGCTGGTGCTATGCGAGGAACCCTGGAGTCGAAACCAGACTTCTGAACTAgcttaaacacaatgaaaaatcaaaattatatttacttGCTTAATAAACATCTCTGGGCTTATGACTCATCAGTACACATGGAAAAATGTATCTATAGTCTTTCCCTTtctttgtaatctttaaaaaaaattcagctgaaataattttcctttttggttgATGTCACCAAAGTAATGTAAGTTTCACCCACTGGTCTGGCTCTGCTCATGCTCCATTAACTTTACACTAATGCTCATTTGTTTAAAGAAATATCCTGGCCTCCCTTTTCCATATAACCAATCTGAATGACAACGGGGGCTGTTGAGCTTCTGATTTGAGATCAAATCGGTCTTTTAATTTAGATAATTTCAGTGTATTTTGTACAATCAAGTTCACACAGTTAtaataaatgattcatttattcGACTGATTTTCTTCTCAGGTGACTCAGTGGTTCAGTCAATTGGAATACTGTGTATAAGCCATTGGGTTCACTTGACATAAAATCATCATAATAGTAGTCCATTAGTAATCCAAGttattattcactgataatcttctTTTCCAGTCTGATGATTGCAACTGGTATCATGGAGATGAATAAAGAGAAAATTCTGGTTAACTACAGCCCCAAATCTCATTCATATTCTTTATTTGGAAAACAGCTGCGTGGACAttattggaatttttattttattttattttttttggaacgTGAGTACACTTTTCAGACTTTCCAATGGGCAAAGTCCAATCCAGCCTTTCAttcagaaatatgaaatatgacaaaaataaaatagtttgcaAATGCTATACCATGCTAACTTAGACCAGCAAAACTTCCTTGGTCAAATTTTGCTAATGAACAGCATGTCTAAGCAGGTTCGCCACATAGGAAAGCACCAGACCATAACAAACCAGTCAGAACATCATGAAAATCCaagctggtcttttcagcagggtgTTTATACACGATTAGTAGTCATACATCTCCTAAACTAAATTGTCCCAGTGATTATTTAGTAATACAACTGATATTTctagttaacaacaacaacaaaaagagagGAATACAGTTTTGCGCTGTTGCAAAGTGGCTCCAGAGTAAGTCTGAGCAGTTGATACTGCCAAGATGATAGGCACACTGAATAGACAACTGTGGCTACAAACACATGACACAAACAAGGGCGTTCAGTATTCAATTTAAGTCTGTACTGAACACACAATAGTGGGAAGGCTTCAGCTGTGAGCCTATGTTAGCACCATCTCATACTGTGAGAGTCATTATCACATTGGTTTACATTGAGAGTATGGCACTGTACtggcaaacaaaaatatatgtatcaACCAAGGGAATGGACTGGCTTACTCAAAGTTCTTAATATCTGCCAAAGACCATCcattttacatttgcatgtcTTGCCCTTTGATGGAAGATAAGTATCTCTGAAATGTTCAGTTTATATGTGAGGACCAAGCAAGCAGAAAAACAAATGAGCATGTTCCAAATGGTTGTTGAATGTTAAGATGAAATCTTTCCTTCTTAACTTCTTTCCTGATTGTCCTTCACCGATGAGAGACATCACTGGTTGACTGGCTTGACCAATGTGTATCCTTCCACTGGCATCTGCCACAGGCCACCGAGACCTGATGGCTATCCATTCAGTATGGCCTTAACATTATCTCTTCCATTCCAGTGTCTACCCTCATACAGGTGTTGTCCTCCTGTTGATCCCATCATTAAGGTCTTTGGGAAAGCAGTTGTGTACTTGGAGGAATCCTGAATCGTGGTCTGGGCTGTAGGAGCTGTCCGTCCCTGACTTGAGGGGGTCTCTTGTCAATGTGTACATGTTGATCTCTCCAACAGGCACCGAGCTCATCCTCTTCATTCCCACAGGTGATGCTTCACGAGATGCTTGTGTTGAACGAGAGCTGGAGCGCGAGTGCCGTCGACGATAGCGAAAGCTAGGTATGCGAGAATACGGTGAAGAGGACGAGGTAGCTTTGATGAACTCACGGTGTGCTTTGAATCGTACTTCCTTGCTCTTCTCAATATAGATACTGACAGCCAGAACAGCCACTGCCTCAGCCACAATGAAAGAGAGCGCTCCGAAGTAGAAAGACCAACCATAGTTATACTGGTTCTTCTTGTCTTCGTCTCGTTTGTCACTGGGGTCACCGGCATTGCTGGAGATGTAGACAATTATACCAATAATGTTGCTCAAACCTGCcagacacaaaacacaacacaacacagattTTAGACAAAATGCGATCGATTTTCTCAGGGgttaataataatgtatgtttATGCTAGTTTGTGTAAGTCGGGGTAGCCAAACCTATTATAACACATTTGTTGGTAATTTTCACAATGATTGGATGATTCAGGTGTGTATAATAAAGACTGGAGCTAAACTATACAATAGACTGCAGCCTCAAGCATGAGTTGGTGGTGTGCCTATAGAGGCCATTGGAGTGAAGTTTACCTGCACAGCTTGCTTCTGTTACACTCACCCCAAAgttcactcccatccgggtcatggCACCAAGATTTTAACCAGTGTCAACCAGCATGAGAGGCCATCCACTAACAGGGATGCTTAACACCAGTTCCTAGTGTGCCTCTGGAGGCCATGGAAGTGAAGTCTATGTGCACAGCTCTTACTAGTTGCCTCTGTAACTCACTCCTAAACCTCACGCCTATTTGGGTCATGGTGCCAATGTATTTAGTCTTACCTGTGCCACTTGAGAAGGATGCTGTGTGGCGGGAATACTAACAAGGAGAGAACACAGCCTCTAGCCTTGATGCAAGgtgagtgaggtttacctgcataGCTTGCTTCCTAAATCTCATTCCGATCTGGGTCATGGCACTAGGATTTGAAACAGAATGGAAGGCCATTTGCTAACAATGCTAAAGACCACAGACTCTAACATCAGTTGCTTGTGTGCCTCTTGAGGTCTACGTGCATAGCTCTTATTAGCTTGCCTCTGTCACTtaccccctaaacctcactcctaTTTGGGCCACAGCACCAATGTAACAGATCCTACTCGCACTCCTCTGTTAGGGATTTGAATAAGTGTCAACTGGCATGTTTAACAAGAATATTAACAAGGATGCTAAAGAACAAAGCCTCTAGCCTTGAGGCCAGGGGAATAAGGTTTACCTGCAAAGCTTGCCTCTGTTACACTCTCCATCCTAAAGCTCACTCCCATCTGGGGTCATGGCACCAAGATTTAAACCAGTGTCAACCAGCATGGGAGGCAATCTGCTAACAAAGACGCAAAATACCACAGTCTCTAGAATCAATTGCTAGTACGCCTCTTGAAGCCAAGGGAGTGAGGTCTGCCTGCATAGCTCTTACCAATGCAACTGGTCTTATTCGTACCACTCTGAGTGGGATTTGAACCAGTGTCTACTGTCATGTGTGATGGGAATGCTAACAAGAATGCTAAAGAACATATAATCTATTCTTGAGGCCAGGGAAGTTAAATTTACTGGACAATTCTTTGGAGCTAGCCTCTATTACACTGGCATGGTCCAATTAGCCCCAATTAACCACTTGCTTTACTTGTGGATCTTGACCTTTCCAATATTGTAGACATGCTGATACAGTATATTGAGGTAATTAGCAACAATTGCAATTGCCGAATCTAGGAAATCCATGACCGGCCAAGGTTTTTCACCAACCTTACAGTAGGTGTATCAGGTTATGAAAATATAGTGAATAAAAGGAATGCGCTTTTAGAACAAGCAACATCAGCCCACTAAATTCAGTTGAATAACAGCTAAAAATGTGAGGGAGTTGTCACCCCCTTAGTTCCAGTTCACCTACCAGTAACAGCAGGGATAAGTTGTGCTATCAGAGCATAGAAATTCTCCTATATTcagttcggtaacactttagaataggtaacacctattagttgcttattagcatgcatattactagaatattagccatgtattagtgcaaattaagaacatattaatgccttattttacATGATCTTTTTCTACATCCCTTATCTTACCAAATActtaaacctaacaactaccttactaactattaataagcagcaaattaagaatatattgagagaaatgtcgtagttaatagttaaaaagtgtaacttattctaaagtgttaccttaagtTCCAGTTATTTTCAGtcaacaaattgtatttgataatGGTGGTGCTAAAATTGTCTTAAGTGATTACACACAAAGACCCCATGTGCATGTTAGCATGTGGTCATTAGTAAATTTACCTGCTGCCACAAATAGTATCCCTGCACTGAGTAATATGTTGTTCATCTTGTTGTAGATGCGTCCTATCCCGACACATAGCCCCCCCAGCAACAGCAGAATGGTACTGAGGATGGGGAACACACTGGAGGCACGCACGATACCtgttaacacacacatataaacacagctTTTACTTTAGCAAGATATCTAAAGGTGCACAATAAGAACATTGACAGTAACACTGTAACATTTCTGAAGAGAGAGTCACTCACGTAAGAGATATTCAGAGCTGTCTGTGTCATAATCATTGTCATCTGGAAAATGATTGATTCGGTAACAACTTCCTTTGTTCAGACCtacaaaaatatgcaaatggTCAAGTTTAGAGTCATGAGGacctgaaaaaaatgcaaatctCCAAGAATTTTTTCTGTTATGAAGCAGTAGATGATACAATTTTAAGCCTTGTAATTGTTCAGTGACAGATTTTAAAGTCAGCCGGGGCTTTCGATAGCGATTTACTTTCTGTAAAATTACCAGTaaattacagttttgatgctatTTGTGAACAAAGCATAAGATTACCGGTATGAGCATGTACACGGTCTAACACACACTTAAGTAAGAAGACTGCTTAGTGCCTTTTCTGAAGCAGATGATGCAATTACTCTGTGCTATTTACAGTAAAATCAGGTTTGCacagaatgcatttttgtgttccactgggccttttaattatttttctc is from Carassius auratus strain Wakin chromosome 28, ASM336829v1, whole genome shotgun sequence and encodes:
- the LOC113046609 gene encoding voltage-dependent calcium channel gamma-4 subunit-like, coding for MAGCDRGVQMLLATVGAFVAFSLMSIAIGTDYWLYSRAYICNATNISTDETQPKKVRGDLTHSGLWRICCIEGLNKGSCYRINHFPDDNDYDTDSSEYLLRIVRASSVFPILSTILLLLGGLCVGIGRIYNKMNNILLSAGILFVAAGLSNIIGIIVYISSNAGDPSDKRDEDKKNQYNYGWSFYFGALSFIVAEAVAVLAVSIYIEKSKEVRFKAHREFIKATSSSSPYSRIPSFRYRRRHSRSSSRSTQASREASPVGMKRMSSVPVGEINMYTLTRDPLKSGTDSSYSPDHDSGFLQVHNCFPKDLNDGINRRTTPV